Proteins found in one Gammaproteobacteria bacterium genomic segment:
- a CDS encoding hypothetical protein (Evidence 5 : Unknown function) has product MIRLSWQALDRAQDSTPLSQPLLDRVDGLIFRFMDRAGGWHDQWPLENTLQPLSSPQAIDLFKDLPLAVEVNLDIQNFGRITRLYPLNQ; this is encoded by the coding sequence TTGATACGTCTCTCTTGGCAGGCGCTGGATCGTGCCCAGGACAGTACCCCGCTCTCGCAACCTCTACTTGATCGAGTGGACGGTCTAATTTTCCGTTTTATGGATAGGGCAGGGGGGTGGCACGACCAATGGCCTTTGGAGAATACCCTCCAACCCCTTTCTTCCCCGCAGGCCATTGATCTTTTCAAAGACTTGCCCTTAGCGGTGGAAGTCAACCTGGATATCCAGAACTTTGGACGGATTACCCGACTCTATCCGTTAAACCAATAA
- a CDS encoding general secretion pathway protein I, giving the protein MNQHGAGFTLLEVLIALAILAISLAAAVKGISSYANNATYLRDRTLAHWVAMNQVAEYQLQKEWPQIGKREGAATQAGFEWRWRAIVSQTVDKDLRRLDVEVRTHKNDTDAIAIATAFLGRPRLTP; this is encoded by the coding sequence ATGAACCAACACGGAGCTGGTTTTACCTTGCTGGAAGTGCTAATCGCCCTGGCGATTCTGGCGATCTCCTTGGCGGCGGCGGTCAAGGGGATTAGTAGCTATGCCAACAATGCCACCTATTTACGAGATCGAACCCTTGCCCATTGGGTAGCGATGAATCAGGTGGCGGAATATCAACTCCAGAAGGAATGGCCACAGATTGGTAAACGCGAAGGGGCTGCAACGCAGGCAGGATTTGAGTGGCGTTGGCGGGCGATTGTTTCTCAGACGGTAGACAAAGACCTACGGCGCCTAGATGTGGAGGTACGGACGCATAAGAATGACACCGATGCCATTGCCATAGCCACTGCCTTCCTTGGTCGCCCACGTTTGACGCCATGA
- a CDS encoding Dienelactone hydrolase, protein MKWFTVGLALLGVLVAPVGAAGLIEEAGGLPVLFPNTRLNTVTLDALIIRPDDNQRHPLAVLNHGSPRNADDREGMSPRNMRIQAREFARRGWVAVTFMRRGYGASGGEFVEDIGKCESPDYERSGRRSAEDVRAVIVAMKEKPYVDGAKIISIGRSAGGFATVALSADPPPGLVAAISFAGGRGSSRPDEVCVPDKLVDAYGTFGKTSRVPMLWVYAENDHFFSPTLAKRFFTAFTEAGGQAEFVATPAFGGDGHKLFSEKGLLIWGRYVDNFLARHQLTLVSQLLPIRDEASVNYPKGLGSQGKEAFLKYLDGAEHKSFVMANDGHFGWRTGQKSAEKAVEEASEYCRNNTKKPCFAVMIDDDPVE, encoded by the coding sequence ATGAAGTGGTTTACTGTTGGGCTTGCCTTGTTGGGCGTTTTGGTTGCGCCGGTTGGTGCTGCGGGATTGATCGAAGAGGCTGGTGGGTTACCGGTGTTGTTTCCCAACACACGTTTGAATACGGTCACACTCGATGCGTTGATCATCCGTCCAGATGATAATCAGCGTCATCCACTAGCGGTCCTTAATCATGGCTCTCCCCGCAATGCCGACGATCGTGAAGGCATGAGTCCGCGCAATATGCGTATCCAAGCCCGTGAATTTGCCCGTCGTGGTTGGGTGGCGGTGACCTTTATGCGGCGTGGCTACGGTGCGTCCGGGGGTGAATTCGTAGAGGACATAGGAAAGTGTGAGTCTCCCGATTATGAAAGGTCCGGGCGAAGGTCAGCGGAAGATGTGCGAGCGGTAATTGTGGCGATGAAGGAGAAGCCTTATGTGGACGGCGCCAAAATCATTAGCATTGGTCGTTCCGCTGGAGGTTTCGCCACTGTAGCGTTGTCTGCTGATCCTCCTCCCGGTTTAGTTGCTGCTATTAGTTTTGCCGGTGGTCGCGGATCTTCCCGGCCTGATGAAGTCTGCGTTCCCGACAAATTAGTCGATGCCTATGGCACCTTCGGCAAGACTTCGCGCGTTCCTATGCTATGGGTCTATGCGGAAAATGATCATTTCTTTTCTCCAACCCTGGCCAAACGATTTTTCACCGCTTTTACCGAAGCTGGTGGCCAAGCCGAGTTTGTTGCTACTCCCGCATTTGGGGGGGATGGGCACAAGCTGTTTTCGGAAAAGGGACTGCTGATCTGGGGGCGATATGTCGATAATTTCCTGGCGCGGCACCAACTCACCCTGGTGAGTCAGCTCCTCCCCATCCGCGATGAGGCTTCAGTAAATTATCCCAAGGGGTTGGGTTCGCAAGGTAAGGAGGCATTTCTCAAATATTTGGATGGTGCTGAGCACAAGTCATTCGTCATGGCAAATGACGGCCATTTCGGTTGGCGTACTGGACAGAAGAGTGCCGAAAAGGCGGTCGAGGAGGCCTCAGAATATTGCAGGAACAACACCAAAAAACCATGCTTTGCCGTAATGATTGATGACGATCCTGTTGAGTAA
- a CDS encoding general secretion pathway protein J has product MTYPASFPKRGFTLLELLIAIAIFAVLAAMAYGGLNTVLSSSRYAAIQVERLTRIQTAVTTISRDLVQVVNRSIRDEYGDKQLSFLGGGVARQARVRIYPWR; this is encoded by the coding sequence ATGACCTACCCAGCGTCTTTTCCTAAGCGTGGTTTTACGCTGCTTGAATTGTTGATCGCCATCGCCATCTTTGCGGTGTTGGCGGCTATGGCCTATGGTGGTCTCAATACGGTACTGAGTAGCAGTCGCTACGCGGCAATTCAGGTCGAGCGTCTCACCAGAATTCAAACAGCGGTGACTACCATTTCCCGGGATCTAGTTCAGGTGGTGAATCGTTCAATTCGAGACGAATACGGTGACAAGCAATTGAGTTTTCTGGGGGGGGGGGTTGCGCGGCAGGCAAGGGTTAGAATTTACCCGTGGCGGTAG
- a CDS encoding hypothetical protein (Evidence 5 : Unknown function) produces the protein MGHTPTAINTLKHLKQEKTGRNDTCPCGSGKKYKKYCGA, from the coding sequence ATGGGACATACACCCACTGCTATTAATACGCTGAAGCATCTAAAACAGGAAAAGACAGGTCGTAACGACACCTGTCCTTGTGGTAGTGGCAAGAAATACAAGAAATATTGCGGTGCCTAA
- a CDS encoding conserved exported hypothetical protein (Evidence 4 : Unknown function but conserved in other organisms), translating to MKFRPMLAVVLALFVSAGTWADDIADQIGRGLRAYNAAGYADAIQELQFAVAQIQEKLNAGYLALMPEPLSGWQADPAEAQTAVALMGGGTHISRHYHNDSAQEVTLEIAINSPLIQNLNLMLSNTAVFSSDRSIKPYRFDVYRGVLRKEGTTREISVLVGNRVMVKATGQDLKDEKPLEAYLKTMDLKKVATAIGD from the coding sequence ATGAAATTTCGTCCGATGTTGGCAGTCGTTCTGGCCCTCTTCGTCTCTGCGGGGACGTGGGCGGATGACATCGCGGACCAGATTGGACGCGGCCTCAGGGCCTACAACGCTGCTGGCTACGCCGATGCCATCCAGGAGCTACAGTTCGCCGTCGCACAGATCCAAGAGAAGCTCAACGCTGGCTACTTGGCGCTCATGCCCGAACCCCTATCAGGTTGGCAGGCGGACCCCGCCGAGGCCCAGACAGCGGTAGCCCTCATGGGTGGAGGCACCCATATCTCGCGCCATTACCACAACGACAGCGCCCAAGAAGTGACCCTAGAAATTGCTATCAATTCCCCGTTGATCCAAAATCTAAATCTGATGCTGTCCAATACTGCGGTGTTCAGCTCCGATCGAAGCATTAAACCCTATCGCTTCGACGTATACCGTGGAGTGCTACGCAAGGAAGGAACAACCCGAGAGATCAGCGTTCTGGTAGGCAATCGCGTGATGGTCAAGGCAACCGGCCAAGACCTCAAGGACGAGAAACCTCTCGAAGCCTATCTAAAGACCATGGACCTGAAAAAGGTCGCCACAGCCATAGGTGATTAG
- a CDS encoding hypothetical protein (Evidence 5 : Unknown function), whose translation MLSNGAEKTVPFPPRPQGRGFSGTLMKQFFTRYCLWRENRFFQGTGGVSQGNRQFHFEPAFCDLETGAIYPSCHGDGSPASCHLLDGLPPNLAVARDGKGHITAVKSSIVAGFIRGGHFYTREEAARAVENQSSTLWHRFAIS comes from the coding sequence TTGCTATCCAATGGGGCGGAAAAAACCGTCCCCTTTCCTCCCCGCCCTCAAGGGCGGGGTTTCTCGGGGACACTGATGAAGCAGTTCTTCACTCGGTACTGTCTGTGGCGGGAGAACAGGTTTTTCCAAGGCACCGGTGGTGTTAGTCAGGGTAACCGACAATTTCACTTTGAACCGGCCTTTTGTGATTTGGAGACAGGTGCGATCTACCCCTCCTGTCACGGAGATGGTTCCCCCGCTTCTTGTCACCTCTTAGATGGATTACCGCCCAATCTAGCGGTAGCCCGGGATGGAAAGGGTCACATCACGGCGGTGAAGTCGAGCATTGTGGCCGGCTTTATTCGTGGCGGGCACTTCTACACACGGGAAGAGGCGGCCCGTGCGGTTGAAAACCAATCCTCGACGCTATGGCATCGTTTCGCGATTAGTTGA